The following coding sequences lie in one Mycobacterium gordonae genomic window:
- a CDS encoding hemophore-related protein, translating into MRLSFIGMGVAAGAAAMSLGLGAGVASADPYDGVVNTTCSYPQVIAALNATDPGAAAEFNSSPLAQSYLQRFLASPPPARAQMAAQLQAMPGASKYIGVVSQVAGVCNNY; encoded by the coding sequence ATGAGGTTGTCGTTTATCGGAATGGGTGTCGCCGCTGGCGCCGCCGCCATGTCTTTGGGTTTGGGAGCCGGCGTCGCCTCGGCAGACCCGTACGACGGAGTAGTCAACACCACCTGCAGTTACCCGCAGGTGATCGCCGCGCTGAACGCGACCGACCCTGGCGCCGCCGCGGAGTTCAACTCCTCGCCGCTCGCGCAGAGCTACCTGCAGCGCTTCCTGGCGTCGCCGCCGCCCGCCCGGGCCCAGATGGCCGCGCAGCTGCAGGCCATGCCAGGGGCTTCCAAGTACATCGGCGTTGTCAGTCAAGTCGCCGGCGTCTGCAACAACTACTGA
- the fdxA gene encoding ferredoxin: MTYVISQPCVDIKDKACIEECPVDCIYEGARMLYIHPDECVDCGACEPVCPVEAIYYEDDVPDQWSQYTQINADFFAELGSPGGAAKVGMTENDPQVVKDLPPQGEDD; the protein is encoded by the coding sequence GTGACGTACGTGATTTCCCAGCCTTGCGTCGATATCAAGGACAAGGCGTGCATCGAAGAGTGCCCGGTCGACTGCATCTACGAGGGCGCCCGGATGCTCTACATCCACCCCGACGAGTGCGTCGACTGTGGAGCCTGTGAACCGGTGTGTCCCGTCGAGGCGATCTACTACGAAGACGATGTGCCTGACCAATGGAGTCAGTACACCCAGATCAATGCCGACTTCTTCGCCGAGTTGGGCTCGCCCGGCGGCGCGGCGAAGGTCGGCATGACCGAGAACGACCCCCAAGTGGTCAAGGACCTGCCGCCGCAGGGCGAGGACGACTGA
- the cysC gene encoding adenylyl-sulfate kinase, whose protein sequence is MTTTDEAAAVASGKGVTRQLLRIATAGSVDDGKSTLIGRLLHDTDSLPLDHLEAVTDEEGIADLAALSDGLRAEREQGITIDVAYRFFSTQNRSYILADTPGHERYTRNMFTGASNAHVAILLVDARAGVLRQTRRHARIAKLLGIKHFVAAVNKIDLIDFDQAGFAKVEEELGHVAARLGEVDLTVIPLAAKLGDNVVHRSDHTPWYSGPTLLEYLEKVELVAPQAQASWLRLPVQWVSRPTAEVRRRYTGRLAAGTLSVGDPVISLPAGTRSTVTALDTLDEARTTGVAPLSVSIELADDIDVGRGDVFISGADDAVPPVLARELDAIVCWFVDSPLRAGDRLALKQTTKSVRATVQELHSRLDPETLDELDGPVELVLNDIGTVTLRTSSVVIADPYDENRDSGAFILIDEASNDTVGAGTIVEAREVKPGSHQRTDIRWHPSALDRKHRWTATGQPGATLWFTGLPASGKSTVAVAVERALVESGRVAYLLDGDNLRHGLSDDLGFSPGDRTENIRRVGHLTRLLADAGVVALASLVSPLKSDRETARALSEAAKLPFLEIHVATSLSECEKRDPKGLYARARSGELKGLTGIDAPYEPPENPDLVLDTTNADIDELAAQVISLLNDVSPRPPR, encoded by the coding sequence ATGACGACGACCGACGAGGCCGCAGCAGTGGCGTCTGGCAAGGGCGTGACGCGCCAGTTGCTGCGCATCGCCACGGCGGGGTCGGTGGACGACGGCAAGAGCACCCTGATCGGTCGGTTGTTGCACGACACCGACAGCCTGCCGCTGGACCACTTGGAAGCGGTCACCGACGAGGAGGGCATCGCCGACCTGGCGGCGCTGTCCGATGGGCTGCGCGCCGAGCGCGAGCAAGGCATCACCATCGACGTCGCCTATCGCTTCTTCTCCACCCAGAACCGCAGCTACATCCTGGCCGACACTCCCGGGCATGAGCGCTACACCCGCAACATGTTCACCGGCGCCTCCAATGCGCACGTGGCAATCCTGCTGGTCGACGCGCGTGCCGGCGTATTGCGCCAGACCCGCAGGCATGCACGGATCGCAAAACTCCTGGGCATCAAGCACTTCGTCGCCGCGGTCAACAAGATCGACCTGATCGACTTCGACCAGGCCGGCTTCGCCAAGGTCGAGGAGGAGCTGGGTCATGTCGCGGCGCGCCTCGGCGAGGTCGACCTGACGGTGATCCCGTTGGCCGCCAAGCTCGGAGACAACGTCGTGCATCGTTCCGACCACACGCCGTGGTATAGCGGACCCACCCTGCTGGAGTATCTGGAGAAGGTGGAACTGGTCGCCCCGCAGGCACAGGCATCCTGGTTGCGGCTGCCCGTGCAGTGGGTGTCGCGCCCCACCGCCGAGGTGCGTCGCCGTTACACGGGGCGGCTCGCGGCCGGCACACTGAGTGTCGGCGATCCGGTGATCTCGCTGCCGGCCGGCACCCGCTCCACGGTGACCGCGCTGGACACCCTTGACGAGGCGCGAACGACAGGCGTTGCGCCGCTTTCTGTTTCGATCGAACTCGCCGACGACATCGACGTCGGGCGCGGCGACGTCTTCATCAGCGGCGCCGACGATGCGGTACCGCCGGTGCTGGCCCGCGAGCTTGACGCGATTGTGTGCTGGTTCGTCGACTCCCCGCTGCGTGCCGGTGACCGGCTCGCCCTCAAGCAGACCACCAAGAGCGTGCGGGCGACCGTGCAGGAGTTGCACTCACGGCTGGACCCTGAGACCCTCGACGAGCTCGACGGACCAGTCGAACTGGTGCTCAACGACATCGGCACCGTGACGCTGCGAACCAGCTCGGTCGTCATCGCCGACCCCTACGACGAGAACCGCGACAGCGGAGCCTTCATCCTGATCGACGAGGCGAGCAACGACACCGTCGGCGCCGGCACCATCGTCGAGGCACGGGAAGTGAAGCCGGGCAGCCACCAGCGCACCGACATCCGCTGGCACCCGTCGGCGTTGGATCGCAAGCACCGCTGGACCGCTACTGGCCAACCGGGCGCCACCCTGTGGTTCACCGGGCTGCCGGCGTCCGGCAAGTCCACGGTCGCGGTGGCCGTGGAACGTGCTCTCGTCGAATCGGGCCGGGTCGCGTACCTGCTGGACGGCGACAACCTGCGCCACGGTCTCTCCGACGACCTCGGCTTCTCACCCGGTGACCGCACCGAAAACATCAGGCGGGTAGGACATTTGACGCGACTACTGGCCGACGCGGGGGTGGTGGCGCTGGCATCGCTGGTATCGCCGCTGAAGTCGGACCGCGAAACCGCCCGGGCGCTCAGCGAGGCCGCCAAACTGCCGTTCCTGGAAATACACGTCGCCACCTCACTGTCCGAATGCGAAAAGCGCGACCCCAAAGGGCTTTACGCGCGAGCCCGCAGCGGCGAACTCAAGGGCCTGACCGGAATTGACGCGCCCTACGAGCCACCGGAGAACCCCGACCTCGTGCTGGACACCACCAACGCCGACATCGACGAACTCGCCGCTCAGGTCATCAGCCTGCTCAACGACGTCAGTCCTCGCCCGCCGCGCTAG
- a CDS encoding PadR family transcriptional regulator yields MALPHAILVSLCEQAGSGYELARRFDRSIGYFWSATHQQIYRTLRDMENKGWVGAETVAQHGRPDKRVYTVSAGGRQELARWIAEPLRPTRPGRGSALSDNGTRDIAVKLRGAVYGDIAAVRAQVAALRTQRAESLDTYRGLQQRYFPDPAALRDAALHQYLVLRGGVRAEESVVEWLDEVARALQEKP; encoded by the coding sequence GTGGCACTGCCTCACGCCATCTTGGTCTCGCTGTGCGAACAAGCCGGTTCAGGTTATGAATTGGCGCGCCGCTTCGACCGCTCGATCGGCTATTTCTGGAGCGCCACGCATCAGCAGATCTACCGGACGCTGCGCGACATGGAGAACAAGGGCTGGGTAGGTGCCGAAACAGTGGCCCAGCACGGCCGGCCCGACAAGCGCGTCTACACCGTCTCCGCCGGCGGACGTCAGGAACTGGCCCGCTGGATCGCCGAACCACTCCGGCCGACCCGGCCCGGGCGGGGTAGTGCGTTGAGCGACAACGGCACCCGCGACATCGCCGTCAAGCTGCGCGGTGCGGTCTACGGCGACATCGCCGCCGTGCGCGCCCAAGTCGCCGCCTTGCGCACGCAGCGCGCCGAGTCCCTGGACACCTACCGTGGACTGCAGCAGCGCTACTTCCCCGACCCGGCCGCATTGCGCGATGCCGCGTTGCACCAGTACCTGGTATTGCGCGGCGGCGTCCGCGCCGAGGAAAGCGTCGTCGAGTGGCTCGACGAGGTGGCCCGGGCACTGCAGGAGAAACCGTGA
- a CDS encoding NADPH-dependent 2,4-dienoyl-CoA reductase encodes MTPYPNLLSPLNLGFTTLRNRVTMGSMHTGLEDRAGHTDRLAEYFAERARGGVGLIITGGYAPNRTGWLLPFAAQLLSSADARRHRRITTAVHDEGAKILLQILHAGRYAYHPLSVSASSIKAPINPFRPRALSGRGVESTIADFVRCARLAREAGYDGVEIMGSEGYLINQFLAPRTNRRTDAWGGTPANRRRFTVEIVRRTRAAVGPDFIICYRMSMADYVEQGQSWDEIVSLAVEVEAAGATIINSGFGWHEARIPTIVTSVPNSGFVDISSALAERVSVPVMASNRINMPQGAEKILAETHVQLISMARPLLSDPDWVLKARSERADEINTCIACNQACLDHAFAKKTVSCLLNPRAGHETVLTLSPTRRARSVAVVGAGPAGLATAVGAAQRGHRVTLFDANDFIGGQFDLARRIPGKEEFSETLRYFATTLDRRGVDVRLGTRAAAADLTGYDDVVLATGVLPRRPRIPGIDHPKVLTYAEAITGVRRVGRSVAVIGAGGIGFDVSELLVTDQSPTLDIKEWRAEWGVLAPDLDPGQAHPARGSLTTPQPRPPAREVYLLQRTKGPQGARLGKTSGWVHRASLRAKGVRQLSGVSYERISDDGLHVRVGDNRPQLLPVDNVVLCAGQESVRDLDSDLRRLGVAAHVIGGAALAAELDAKRAIRQGTELAARL; translated from the coding sequence GTGACGCCGTACCCGAACCTGTTGTCTCCGTTAAACCTTGGCTTCACCACCCTGCGAAACCGGGTGACGATGGGTTCGATGCACACCGGGCTGGAAGACCGGGCCGGCCACACCGACCGGCTCGCCGAATACTTCGCCGAACGGGCCCGTGGCGGCGTCGGACTCATCATCACCGGCGGCTACGCACCCAACCGCACCGGATGGCTGCTGCCGTTCGCAGCGCAGCTGCTCTCTTCGGCCGACGCCCGGCGGCACCGGCGGATCACCACGGCGGTGCACGACGAAGGCGCGAAGATCCTGTTACAGATCTTGCACGCCGGGCGCTACGCCTACCACCCACTGTCGGTCAGCGCGTCGTCAATCAAGGCGCCTATCAACCCGTTTCGGCCTCGGGCTCTGAGCGGCCGGGGCGTTGAATCGACCATCGCGGATTTCGTGCGGTGCGCACGGCTGGCCCGGGAGGCCGGCTATGACGGTGTCGAGATCATGGGCAGCGAAGGGTACCTGATCAATCAGTTCCTGGCGCCGCGCACGAACCGGCGCACCGATGCGTGGGGCGGAACGCCGGCAAACCGACGCAGGTTCACGGTGGAAATCGTGCGCCGCACCCGCGCCGCCGTCGGACCCGACTTCATCATCTGCTACCGGATGTCGATGGCCGACTATGTGGAGCAAGGCCAGAGCTGGGACGAAATCGTCTCACTGGCAGTCGAAGTGGAGGCTGCCGGCGCCACCATCATCAACTCCGGGTTCGGCTGGCATGAAGCGCGGATCCCGACGATCGTCACCTCGGTGCCCAACAGTGGCTTCGTCGACATCAGCAGCGCGTTGGCCGAGCGGGTCAGCGTTCCGGTCATGGCGTCCAACCGGATCAACATGCCGCAGGGTGCCGAAAAGATCCTGGCTGAGACTCACGTGCAACTGATCTCGATGGCCCGACCGTTGTTGAGCGATCCAGACTGGGTGCTCAAGGCGCGCTCTGAGCGCGCGGATGAGATCAACACCTGCATAGCCTGCAACCAGGCTTGCCTGGACCACGCCTTTGCCAAGAAAACGGTGTCATGCCTGCTCAATCCGCGGGCCGGACACGAGACGGTGTTGACGTTGTCGCCGACGCGGCGGGCGCGTTCGGTGGCCGTCGTCGGAGCCGGACCGGCCGGACTGGCCACCGCGGTCGGCGCGGCCCAGCGCGGGCACCGCGTCACCCTCTTCGACGCCAACGACTTCATTGGCGGCCAGTTCGACCTCGCCCGGCGCATCCCCGGCAAGGAGGAGTTCAGCGAGACCCTGCGCTACTTCGCGACGACGCTCGACAGACGCGGCGTCGACGTCCGGCTCGGCACCCGAGCCGCCGCCGCCGACCTCACCGGGTACGACGATGTCGTGCTGGCCACCGGCGTCCTGCCGCGCCGGCCCCGCATTCCAGGGATCGACCACCCCAAGGTGCTGACCTATGCCGAGGCAATCACCGGGGTCAGGAGGGTCGGCCGATCCGTCGCGGTGATCGGTGCCGGAGGCATCGGATTCGACGTCAGCGAGCTGCTGGTCACCGATCAGTCGCCGACGCTCGACATCAAGGAATGGAGAGCCGAGTGGGGCGTCCTCGCCCCAGACCTCGATCCCGGTCAGGCACACCCGGCGCGCGGCAGCCTGACGACTCCGCAGCCCCGGCCGCCGGCCCGCGAGGTCTACCTGCTGCAGCGCACCAAGGGCCCGCAGGGAGCACGGCTGGGCAAAACCAGCGGGTGGGTGCACCGGGCGTCGCTGCGCGCCAAGGGCGTCCGCCAGCTCTCCGGAGTGAGCTACGAGCGCATCAGCGACGATGGCCTGCACGTCCGCGTCGGCGACAATCGGCCCCAGCTGCTACCGGTGGACAACGTGGTGCTGTGTGCCGGCCAGGAGTCGGTGCGCGACCTCGACAGCGATCTGCGCCGCCTCGGCGTGGCCGCACACGTCATCGGCGGCGCCGCGTTGGCTGCCGAACTCGACGCCAAGCGCGCCATCCGACAGGGCACCGAACTCGCGGCCCGGCTGTGA
- a CDS encoding alpha/beta hydrolase, translating into MKRVAAILVSLAGVLFVVNGYRPVSKRGYLAGHAFGYGLFATELPVPALAAQFSALAALTPRVPRRTRLVSWLLATISGLGLLGLHRTGRAADEVLTAALEEGLGPNRRTEAGDLWKRPAANGATAKKPGPARMLRIWRDYAHDVDISYGEFGSRNHLDIWRRPDLDRAEPAPVLLQVHGGAWMVGNKRGQAHPLMSHLAELGWICVSVNYRLSPRSTWPDQIVDVKRAIAWTKENIAEYGGDPDWIAITGGSAGGHLSSLAALTPNEPLFQKGFEEADTRVQAAIPFYGFYDFTRDDAVHPMMPAMMAKRVFKLGRDEIVEPLRLASPITHISEDAPPFFVLHGTNDSLIPVEQARSFTARLREVSRNPVVYAELPRAQHAFDIFGSVRAAHTAVAVEQFLADVYVRARAGASRDGRRVG; encoded by the coding sequence ATGAAGCGGGTAGCAGCGATACTCGTGTCTCTAGCTGGGGTGTTGTTCGTCGTCAACGGCTATCGCCCGGTCAGCAAGCGCGGCTACCTGGCAGGGCACGCGTTCGGGTACGGTCTCTTCGCTACCGAGCTTCCGGTGCCGGCGCTCGCCGCGCAGTTTTCCGCGCTCGCCGCGCTGACTCCCCGGGTGCCGCGTCGCACGCGCCTGGTCAGCTGGTTGCTGGCCACGATATCCGGGCTGGGGCTACTCGGGCTGCATCGCACCGGCCGGGCGGCTGACGAGGTGCTGACTGCCGCGTTGGAGGAGGGGCTGGGTCCAAACCGGCGCACCGAGGCCGGGGACCTGTGGAAGCGGCCGGCCGCGAACGGTGCCACCGCCAAGAAGCCCGGTCCGGCGCGCATGTTGCGCATCTGGCGCGATTACGCGCACGACGTCGACATCAGCTACGGAGAGTTCGGCTCGCGCAACCATCTCGACATCTGGCGGCGGCCCGACCTCGACCGCGCCGAACCGGCACCGGTGCTGTTGCAGGTGCACGGCGGCGCCTGGATGGTCGGCAACAAACGGGGGCAGGCGCATCCGTTGATGAGTCACCTGGCCGAACTGGGCTGGATCTGCGTGTCGGTGAATTACCGGCTCAGCCCGCGTTCGACCTGGCCCGACCAGATCGTCGACGTGAAGCGGGCGATCGCCTGGACGAAGGAGAACATCGCGGAGTACGGCGGCGACCCGGATTGGATTGCGATCACCGGTGGCTCGGCCGGGGGACACTTGTCTTCCCTTGCCGCGCTGACCCCTAACGAGCCGCTGTTTCAGAAGGGCTTCGAGGAGGCGGACACCCGGGTACAGGCAGCCATTCCGTTCTACGGGTTCTACGATTTCACCCGGGACGACGCGGTGCATCCGATGATGCCGGCCATGATGGCCAAGCGGGTGTTCAAACTGGGCCGCGACGAGATTGTCGAGCCCTTGCGGCTCGCCTCGCCGATCACCCACATCTCCGAGGACGCGCCGCCGTTCTTCGTCCTGCACGGCACCAACGACTCGCTGATTCCGGTCGAGCAGGCGCGCAGCTTCACCGCGCGGCTGCGGGAGGTCAGCCGCAACCCCGTGGTCTATGCCGAGTTACCCAGGGCCCAGCACGCTTTCGACATCTTCGGCTCGGTCCGCGCGGCGCACACCGCGGTGGCCGTCGAGCAGTTCCTGGCCGACGTCTACGTCCGCGCCCGGGCAGGAGCGTCGCGGGATGGCCGACGCGTGGGATAG
- a CDS encoding CDGP domain-containing protein produces MRYGIVGAMAVLLMAGGLIGSAPPANAGCLYGGPFISKCDGPVSPDGTWQRCVAVARLVPNGASSYLVPDKRCDLMGPGQNPGDFAFTDPPIHIDD; encoded by the coding sequence ATGAGGTACGGCATCGTCGGAGCAATGGCTGTCCTGCTGATGGCTGGGGGGCTGATCGGGTCGGCGCCGCCGGCCAACGCCGGCTGCCTGTACGGAGGTCCCTTCATCAGCAAGTGCGACGGGCCCGTTTCGCCCGACGGCACCTGGCAACGCTGCGTGGCGGTCGCCCGCCTCGTTCCGAACGGAGCCAGTTCGTATCTGGTGCCGGACAAGCGCTGCGACCTGATGGGTCCCGGTCAGAACCCGGGGGACTTCGCCTTCACCGATCCCCCGATTCACATCGACGACTGA
- the dapC gene encoding succinyldiaminopimelate transaminase has product MSAALPEFPWDTLAAAKAVAATHPDGIVDLSVGTPVDPVAPLIRQALAGASSAPGYPATAGTARLRESVVAALARRFGVIGLSEAAVLPVIGTKELIAWLPSLLGLGAADVVVVPELAYPTYDVGARLAGTQIVRADSLTQLGPQSPALIYLNSPSNPTGRVLGPDHLRKVVGWARERGVLVASDECYLGLAWDAEPLSVLHPSVCDGDHTGLLAVHSLSKSSSLAGYRAGFVAGDPDVVAELLAVRKHAGMIVPTPVQAAMVAALDDDEHEKLQRERYAQRRAVLLPALRAAEFSVDHSEAGLYLWASRGQGCRETVQWLAERGILVAPGEFYGPTGARHVRVALTATDERIHAAAARMLS; this is encoded by the coding sequence GTGTCGGCGGCGCTGCCGGAGTTTCCCTGGGACACTCTGGCAGCGGCGAAAGCTGTCGCCGCGACGCATCCGGACGGCATCGTCGACTTGTCGGTCGGCACCCCGGTAGATCCAGTCGCGCCACTGATACGGCAGGCGCTGGCAGGCGCCAGTTCGGCGCCGGGCTACCCGGCCACCGCGGGCACCGCACGCTTGCGGGAGTCGGTAGTGGCCGCACTGGCCCGCCGCTTCGGCGTCATCGGCCTGTCCGAGGCCGCGGTGCTTCCCGTCATCGGCACCAAGGAATTGATCGCGTGGCTCCCGAGTCTGCTGGGGCTGGGGGCCGCCGATGTGGTCGTCGTGCCGGAACTGGCGTACCCCACCTATGACGTGGGTGCGCGGCTGGCCGGGACGCAGATCGTGCGGGCGGATTCGCTGACGCAGCTCGGCCCGCAGTCCCCGGCGTTGATCTATCTCAATTCGCCGAGCAACCCCACTGGCCGGGTGCTGGGTCCTGATCACCTGCGCAAGGTTGTCGGGTGGGCCCGGGAGCGTGGCGTGCTGGTGGCCTCCGACGAGTGTTACCTGGGGCTGGCCTGGGACGCCGAGCCACTCTCGGTGCTGCACCCGTCGGTGTGCGACGGCGACCACACCGGGTTGTTGGCGGTGCACTCGCTGTCGAAGAGCTCGTCGCTGGCCGGGTACCGGGCCGGTTTCGTCGCCGGTGACCCCGATGTGGTCGCCGAACTGCTGGCCGTGCGCAAGCATGCCGGCATGATCGTGCCGACGCCCGTCCAGGCCGCCATGGTGGCCGCGCTGGACGACGACGAGCACGAGAAGCTGCAACGCGAGCGGTATGCGCAGCGTCGGGCTGTGCTGCTGCCGGCACTGCGGGCCGCGGAATTCTCGGTGGACCATTCCGAGGCCGGACTCTATCTGTGGGCCAGCCGCGGACAGGGCTGCCGAGAGACGGTGCAGTGGCTGGCCGAGCGCGGCATCCTGGTAGCCCCCGGTGAGTTCTACGGTCCCACCGGCGCTCGGCACGTCCGTGTCGCGCTTACTGCCACCGACGAACGCATCCACGCCGCCGCCGCCCGAATGCTGAGCTAG
- a CDS encoding APC family permease, whose amino-acid sequence MASPAARSVSRLRIPLTLGDVLKRVFLGKPLITEQLAGERLSNRVALGALSPDAISSTAYGPEQILIELLPNAGLAAFALLLPVTGVILLILLLVAASYRQVVMAYTRAGGSYIVARDNFGPRVAQVAAAALLIDYVVTVAVQSAAGTVAVVSAVPVLGPFSLEITVGVVILICYLNLRGMREAGTPFAAATYFFIVMVAGTIVVGVVRHLFWGLPVYDPSHLPGTVPVHQGDGLVMGATILVLLRAFANGGSSLTGVEAISNTVDLFQKPQGRNARRVLTAMACILGFLLAGVAYLAYATHATPYLTEYPSVLSQIGRAVFGNGAIGNVFFILVQASTAAILFTGANTSFNGFPALASFVAEDRFLPRQLMKRGHRLVFSNGIIALTALSVVLLVTTGGSVNALVPFYAIGVFTGFSMAGYGMTKHHLTHREPGWRHRLAINLSAGILSTIVVGIFAVAKFTEGAWLVVVVFPLLVFMLIRLNREYRAEAAILEMFRTDRPELVKYARHRVYIFVNSVDLAVMEALRYGRGLRADELIAVHFMVDAAHAAHLRKRWDDFGLDTRLRIVDCPDRRINRAAQILVAKTSKEHPDTNVTVLLPRRTYAPLLGRLLHDRTADKIARAVSLIPDAAATIVPYDVESRVKEAYPDRFEQRIARKLDNLEAWVSQGEDRNVEAYEHPERPEAVITVAGLIPGQRTTIEGRVREVEDIGERRRTARRVVVGDESGDLTVTFRAGHGGADIQPGQVLRITGKARQNGNRPITMVDPVYRVLQQPQQTDEAGGSGEAGETG is encoded by the coding sequence TTGGCAAGTCCGGCGGCCAGGTCGGTGAGCAGGTTGCGGATCCCGCTGACCCTCGGCGACGTCCTTAAGCGGGTGTTTCTGGGCAAGCCGCTGATCACCGAGCAGCTGGCCGGTGAGCGGTTGTCCAACCGGGTGGCGCTGGGCGCGCTGTCGCCGGACGCCATCTCGTCGACCGCCTATGGTCCCGAGCAGATCCTGATCGAACTGCTGCCGAACGCCGGGCTGGCGGCATTCGCGTTGCTGCTGCCCGTCACCGGCGTCATCCTGCTGATTCTGTTGCTGGTGGCGGCGTCCTACCGGCAGGTCGTGATGGCATACACCCGGGCCGGCGGCTCTTACATCGTTGCGCGCGACAATTTCGGGCCCCGGGTCGCGCAGGTCGCCGCCGCCGCGCTTCTCATCGACTATGTGGTGACGGTTGCCGTGCAGTCGGCGGCCGGGACGGTCGCGGTCGTCTCGGCGGTCCCCGTTCTGGGGCCGTTCAGCCTGGAGATCACGGTCGGTGTGGTCATCCTTATCTGCTACCTGAATCTGCGCGGAATGCGGGAGGCGGGAACGCCTTTCGCGGCCGCGACGTATTTCTTCATCGTCATGGTCGCCGGCACCATCGTGGTGGGCGTTGTCCGCCATCTGTTCTGGGGTTTACCGGTCTACGATCCCAGCCACCTGCCCGGGACGGTGCCCGTGCATCAGGGCGACGGTCTGGTGATGGGTGCGACGATCCTGGTGTTGCTGCGGGCCTTTGCCAACGGCGGTTCGTCGCTGACGGGGGTCGAGGCGATCTCCAACACCGTGGATCTGTTCCAGAAACCGCAGGGCCGCAACGCGCGTCGGGTGCTGACCGCCATGGCGTGCATCCTGGGTTTCCTGTTGGCCGGCGTCGCCTATCTCGCCTACGCCACGCACGCCACCCCGTACCTGACCGAATATCCCTCGGTGCTGTCCCAGATAGGTCGGGCGGTGTTCGGCAACGGCGCGATCGGCAACGTCTTCTTCATCCTGGTGCAGGCGTCGACGGCGGCCATTCTGTTCACCGGGGCCAACACCAGCTTCAACGGGTTCCCGGCGCTGGCCAGTTTTGTGGCCGAAGATCGTTTCCTGCCAAGGCAACTGATGAAACGCGGGCACCGTCTGGTGTTCTCCAACGGCATCATCGCACTCACCGCGCTATCTGTGGTGCTGTTGGTGACGACCGGCGGTTCGGTCAACGCACTGGTGCCGTTCTATGCGATCGGTGTGTTCACCGGTTTCTCGATGGCTGGCTACGGGATGACCAAACATCACCTGACGCACCGGGAACCGGGCTGGCGGCACCGGCTGGCGATCAACCTGTCGGCAGGCATCCTGTCGACGATCGTGGTCGGTATCTTCGCGGTGGCCAAGTTCACCGAGGGGGCCTGGCTGGTGGTCGTGGTCTTCCCGCTGCTGGTGTTCATGCTGATCCGGCTGAATCGCGAATACCGGGCCGAGGCAGCCATTCTCGAGATGTTCCGCACTGACCGGCCCGAACTGGTGAAGTACGCGCGGCACCGCGTGTACATCTTCGTGAACTCGGTCGACCTCGCGGTGATGGAGGCGCTGCGGTACGGCAGAGGATTGCGGGCCGACGAACTGATCGCGGTGCATTTCATGGTGGACGCCGCGCACGCCGCGCATCTTCGAAAGCGGTGGGACGATTTCGGTCTCGACACCCGGTTGCGCATCGTGGACTGTCCCGACCGGCGGATCAACCGCGCCGCGCAGATACTGGTCGCCAAGACGAGCAAGGAGCATCCGGACACCAACGTCACCGTGCTGCTGCCGCGCCGCACCTACGCGCCGCTGCTGGGCCGACTGCTGCACGACCGCACCGCGGACAAGATCGCCCGCGCGGTGAGCCTCATCCCCGATGCCGCGGCCACGATCGTGCCCTACGACGTGGAATCGCGGGTCAAGGAGGCATATCCCGACCGGTTCGAGCAGCGGATCGCGCGGAAACTCGACAATCTCGAAGCCTGGGTCTCCCAGGGCGAGGACCGCAACGTCGAGGCTTACGAACACCCTGAGCGACCGGAAGCGGTGATCACGGTGGCCGGACTGATCCCGGGACAACGCACGACGATCGAAGGCCGGGTTCGCGAGGTCGAGGACATCGGCGAACGTCGGCGCACGGCGCGGCGGGTCGTCGTCGGAGACGAGAGCGGCGATCTGACCGTCACCTTTCGTGCCGGACACGGCGGTGCCGACATCCAACCTGGACAAGTTCTGCGGATCACCGGCAAGGCCCGTCAGAACGGAAACCGCCCCATCACGATGGTCGACCCCGTCTATCGGGTGCTGCAGCAGCCGCAGCAGACCGACGAAGCCGGCGGTTCCGGCGAGGCGGGGGAAACTGGTTGA